The following proteins are co-located in the Agromyces laixinhei genome:
- a CDS encoding GIY-YIG nuclease family protein, with the protein MRRSDAAEHACSIRLDEGPCREPVETGAPLDLCTRHLLEAYDWVAREAGVTDLLPGPCLACGSRVGVVYPSGSICAVCEWRVGDVPDFAVADPRVDVVYYLGYRAQIKIGTSGNPRVRVASLPHDEVLAFELGDRALEQRRHAQFASHRFAGTEWFGVHDELLAHIAELRLGVADPWQQYDRWVSRRLAAGC; encoded by the coding sequence ATGCGCCGAAGTGATGCCGCGGAGCACGCCTGCAGTATCCGTCTCGATGAGGGCCCATGCCGAGAACCGGTCGAGACCGGCGCGCCCCTCGATCTCTGCACCCGACACCTGCTCGAGGCCTACGACTGGGTCGCCCGGGAGGCCGGCGTGACCGACCTGCTGCCGGGGCCCTGTCTGGCGTGCGGGTCGCGGGTCGGCGTGGTCTACCCGTCCGGGAGCATCTGCGCGGTGTGCGAGTGGCGGGTCGGCGACGTGCCCGACTTCGCGGTGGCCGACCCTCGTGTCGACGTCGTCTACTACCTCGGGTACCGCGCACAGATCAAGATCGGCACGTCGGGCAACCCGCGCGTGCGGGTCGCGAGCCTGCCGCACGACGAGGTGCTCGCGTTCGAACTCGGCGATCGCGCGCTCGAGCAGCGCCGGCATGCGCAGTTCGCGTCGCACCGATTCGCCGGCACCGAGTGGTTCGGCGTGCACGACGAACTGCTCGCGCACATCGCCGAGCTGCGTCTCGGGGTCGCCGACCCCTGGCAGCAGTACGACCGCTGGGTGAGCCGGCGACTGGCTGCCGGCTGCTGA
- a CDS encoding ArsR/SmtB family transcription factor — protein MTRDAVEAARAADTADASIACCAPLTRETITAEDAESFAHLLKAIADPVRLRLVSIVAASEGQEACVCDLTAPVGLSQPTVSHHLKILTDAGVFSRSKRGTWAYYRLVPGALEAIAAPLVSV, from the coding sequence GTGACCAGAGATGCCGTCGAGGCGGCTCGGGCCGCCGACACGGCCGATGCGTCGATCGCGTGCTGTGCTCCGCTCACGCGCGAGACGATCACCGCCGAAGATGCCGAGTCGTTCGCGCACCTGCTCAAGGCGATCGCCGACCCGGTGCGGTTGCGCCTCGTCTCGATCGTCGCGGCATCCGAAGGTCAGGAGGCGTGCGTCTGCGATCTCACGGCGCCCGTCGGGCTCAGCCAGCCCACCGTCTCGCACCACCTGAAGATCCTCACCGACGCCGGTGTCTTCTCGCGATCGAAGCGCGGCACCTGGGCGTACTACCGCCTGGTTCCCGGTGCACTCGAGGCGATCGCGGCGCCGCTCGTCAGCGTCTGA
- a CDS encoding ABC transporter ATP-binding protein produces MAGINATQLVKEYPGGVRGVDEIDVEIHDGEFFALLGPSGCGKTTLLRSIAGLEAITAGSLVIGDRDVTNAEPGVRGVAMVFQDYALFPHMDVGDNIAYPLRIKHVRRDERRATAEKVGDDLSLQGLIERRPGQLSGGQQQRVALARAVATRPEVLLLDEPLSNLDARLRLEARTFLKELQRDLGVTTVFVTHDQAEALALADRIAVMKSGKLQQIGTPREVFQRPNNTFVAGFIGSNPMNLVPATIAGGAIPVGEASVPVPAGAEGHVHDGQAVIWGIRPEYLRWVSVAEPGGIPAEVSVVENLGASVLIAVNAGGHKFQVVVPEDQEPAPGDRGWIVPQGAKTLLFDAESTQRIG; encoded by the coding sequence ATGGCCGGCATCAACGCCACTCAACTCGTCAAGGAGTACCCCGGAGGCGTCCGCGGCGTCGACGAGATCGACGTCGAGATCCACGACGGCGAGTTCTTCGCACTGCTCGGGCCCTCGGGCTGCGGCAAGACCACCCTGCTGCGTTCGATCGCGGGCCTCGAGGCGATCACCGCGGGTTCGCTCGTGATCGGCGACCGTGACGTCACGAACGCCGAACCCGGGGTGCGCGGGGTCGCGATGGTCTTCCAGGACTACGCGCTCTTCCCGCACATGGACGTGGGCGACAACATCGCCTACCCGCTGCGCATCAAGCACGTGAGGCGCGACGAGCGGCGTGCGACGGCCGAGAAGGTCGGCGACGACCTCTCGCTGCAGGGCCTCATCGAGCGGCGTCCGGGCCAGCTCTCCGGCGGGCAGCAGCAGCGCGTGGCACTCGCCCGCGCGGTCGCCACTCGGCCCGAGGTGCTGCTGCTCGACGAACCGCTGTCGAATCTCGACGCCCGGCTCCGCCTCGAGGCGCGCACCTTCCTCAAGGAACTCCAGCGCGACCTCGGCGTCACCACGGTGTTCGTCACGCACGATCAGGCCGAGGCGCTCGCCCTCGCCGATCGCATCGCGGTCATGAAGTCGGGCAAGCTCCAGCAGATCGGCACGCCGCGCGAAGTGTTCCAACGCCCGAACAACACCTTCGTCGCGGGGTTCATCGGCTCCAACCCGATGAACCTCGTTCCGGCGACGATCGCGGGCGGCGCGATCCCGGTCGGCGAGGCGTCGGTGCCGGTGCCGGCCGGTGCCGAAGGGCACGTGCACGACGGGCAGGCGGTCATCTGGGGCATCCGGCCCGAGTACCTGCGCTGGGTCTCGGTCGCCGAGCCCGGCGGAATCCCGGCAGAGGTGAGCGTCGTCGAGAACCTCGGCGCCAGTGTGCTCATCGCGGTGAACGCGGGCGGGCACAAGTTCCAGGTCGTCGTGCCCGAAGACCAGGAGCCCGCTCCCGGCGATCGCGGGTGGATCGTGCCGCAGGGCGCCAAGACCCTGCTCTTCGACGCAGAGTCGACGCAGCGCATAGGGTGA
- a CDS encoding Gfo/Idh/MocA family protein has protein sequence MTGFDAPVRIAVIGLGAISQSVHLPLIRRNGHLMQLVAVVDLSAARARETAEASGAGVAAFTSVEALIDAVGAGTLRVDGAILATAGSHAPDVGRLVDAGIRVLAEKPLAFSLGEIDALRELAARRGIELADWVRVGYMKEHDPASNAARALLAEVDVRAVSVEVLHPADGAQLAFANLSDPPSDVPPELLANLVAATDATVAAAIGPAADPLPKLYTNVVLGSIVHDTGLLRHLVGGVGTVDRARHSGPEFPGSLSLGGVLAERTDVPWSIDWHFIPRYPEYRETVTFHHETGTIALSFAVPYVLNAPTVLTVVENAEPLGARRSETRWMQEEAFEQELRSFAALAAGHPEPGPSVAEGAADIVVGQRMLRTLADSIGHPLSSAAEAADDRRF, from the coding sequence ATGACGGGCTTCGACGCGCCGGTGCGCATCGCCGTGATCGGCCTCGGCGCGATCAGCCAGAGCGTGCACCTCCCGCTCATCCGGCGCAACGGCCACCTGATGCAACTCGTCGCGGTGGTCGACCTCTCGGCCGCACGGGCACGCGAGACCGCCGAGGCGTCCGGCGCCGGCGTCGCGGCCTTCACCTCGGTCGAAGCGCTCATCGACGCCGTCGGCGCCGGCACGCTTCGCGTCGACGGCGCGATCCTCGCGACCGCAGGCTCGCATGCGCCGGATGTCGGGCGGCTCGTCGACGCCGGCATCCGGGTGCTCGCCGAGAAGCCGCTCGCGTTCTCGCTCGGCGAGATCGACGCGCTCCGCGAGCTCGCCGCTCGTCGAGGCATCGAGCTCGCCGACTGGGTGCGAGTGGGATACATGAAAGAGCACGATCCGGCGTCGAACGCGGCCAGGGCGCTGCTCGCCGAGGTCGACGTACGCGCCGTGAGCGTCGAGGTGCTGCACCCGGCCGACGGTGCTCAGCTCGCCTTCGCGAACCTCTCGGACCCGCCGAGTGATGTGCCGCCCGAGCTGCTGGCGAACCTCGTCGCCGCCACCGACGCGACCGTCGCTGCAGCCATCGGCCCCGCCGCCGATCCGCTTCCGAAGCTCTACACGAACGTGGTGCTCGGCTCGATCGTGCACGACACGGGGCTGCTTCGGCACCTCGTGGGCGGCGTCGGCACCGTCGACCGCGCCCGCCACTCGGGACCGGAGTTCCCGGGTTCGCTCAGCCTCGGCGGCGTCCTGGCCGAGCGCACCGACGTGCCGTGGTCGATCGACTGGCACTTCATCCCGCGCTACCCCGAGTATCGCGAGACCGTCACCTTCCACCACGAGACGGGCACGATCGCCCTCTCCTTCGCGGTGCCCTACGTGCTCAACGCCCCCACCGTGCTCACCGTCGTCGAGAACGCCGAACCCCTCGGGGCGCGACGTTCGGAGACGCGATGGATGCAGGAGGAGGCATTCGAGCAGGAGCTCCGGTCGTTCGCGGCACTCGCCGCGGGGCATCCGGAGCCCGGCCCGTCGGTCGCAGAGGGGGCCGCCGACATCGTCGTCGGCCAGCGGATGCTTCGCACCCTCGCCGACTCGATCGGCCACCCGCTGTCGTCAGCGGCGGAAGCCGCAGACGACCGGCGGTTCTGA
- a CDS encoding TIM barrel protein codes for MIRTANAPVSYGVFELSRPDVVPLPDGEQLATWIAEAGYEGVDLGPVGLFGDRHDLPLLLERHGLALAGGWADLPFAGSDEEFERAFTALAPTLELFAAAAAVAPDRAPKPTLADSGSPERKARPGGAPELELDDSRWAIFTARVERAAELTRAAGLEPTFHHHASTYIETPREIDRFLADTDVDLTFDTGHLIVGGGDPVTDFPRWADRINHVHLKDADRSVLAAAAGSADPMRDIWQRRVFVALGDGDLEVDRIVDTIVGSGYDGWIVVEQDVILQDAADVARARADQVANRERLRRWFA; via the coding sequence GTGATCCGAACTGCGAACGCGCCGGTCAGCTACGGCGTCTTCGAGCTTTCCCGCCCCGATGTCGTGCCGCTGCCCGATGGGGAGCAGCTCGCGACGTGGATCGCCGAAGCCGGCTACGAGGGCGTCGACCTCGGCCCCGTCGGCCTGTTCGGTGATCGGCACGACCTGCCCCTGCTGCTCGAGCGCCACGGTCTCGCACTCGCCGGCGGCTGGGCCGATCTGCCGTTCGCCGGCTCCGACGAGGAGTTCGAGCGCGCCTTCACCGCCCTCGCGCCGACGCTCGAGCTGTTCGCCGCCGCGGCAGCCGTGGCCCCCGATCGCGCGCCGAAGCCGACGCTCGCCGACTCGGGTTCGCCAGAGCGCAAGGCGCGCCCCGGCGGCGCACCCGAACTCGAGCTCGATGACTCCCGCTGGGCGATCTTCACCGCCCGAGTGGAGCGTGCCGCCGAGCTCACGCGCGCGGCCGGCCTCGAGCCCACCTTCCACCACCACGCGAGCACCTACATCGAGACGCCGCGCGAGATCGACCGGTTCCTCGCCGACACCGACGTCGACCTGACCTTCGACACCGGGCACCTGATCGTCGGCGGCGGCGACCCGGTCACCGACTTTCCGCGCTGGGCCGATCGCATCAATCACGTGCACCTGAAGGACGCCGACCGTTCGGTGCTCGCAGCGGCCGCGGGTTCGGCCGACCCGATGCGCGACATCTGGCAGCGGCGCGTGTTCGTCGCACTCGGCGACGGCGACCTCGAGGTCGATCGCATCGTCGACACGATCGTCGGGTCGGGGTACGACGGCTGGATCGTGGTCGAGCAGGATGTGATCCTGCAGGACGCCGCCGACGTCGCACGGGCGCGCGCCGACCAGGTCGCGAACCGCGAGCGCCTGCGGCGGTGGTTCGCATGA
- a CDS encoding extracellular solute-binding protein, whose amino-acid sequence MINHGNRRILAALAVATAGALVFAGCSGEAPEASEDTGPVTLTITANSIAGGKNAAEADWIADWVIPEFEAAMEEDGKDVTVEFEPQGVDDENYKTKIALDLQSGEGADIIGMDGIWVGEFAEAGYIKPLAEVGGDAVDAWEGWEQIPEAVQSAVSFDDERYGVPQGADGRVLYFNKDLFEQAGLDADWQPESWEDVLDAARELKQLDGVTPIQLNAGTAMGEATTMQGLLPMLVGTGEQVYEDDKWVGDTDGLNDALDLYKTIYVDEGLGDAVLQQEAAGRDTSFQLFAANQIGILLEGDYFWRSVINPEEGVGTAPMANRDDVVGYTKIPAMEPGSGINGQDFVSMSGGTGRVLNPNSEHPELAWELLAFMNSADAYKARNEGTVAITPRTDVNDEMLAGDPMLTYVSEEVLPITAYRPPLAAYPQVSTALQQATLDVVSGVSVADAASTYADAVKDIVGDDAVSGG is encoded by the coding sequence ATGATCAACCACGGCAATCGCAGGATCCTGGCGGCGCTCGCCGTCGCGACCGCAGGTGCGCTCGTCTTCGCCGGTTGCTCCGGCGAGGCACCAGAGGCATCAGAGGACACCGGCCCGGTGACCCTCACCATCACGGCGAACTCGATCGCCGGCGGCAAGAACGCGGCCGAGGCCGACTGGATCGCGGACTGGGTCATTCCCGAGTTCGAGGCCGCGATGGAGGAGGACGGCAAGGACGTCACCGTCGAGTTCGAGCCGCAGGGCGTCGACGACGAGAACTACAAGACCAAGATCGCGCTCGACCTGCAGTCGGGTGAGGGCGCCGACATCATCGGCATGGACGGCATCTGGGTCGGCGAGTTCGCCGAGGCCGGCTACATCAAGCCGCTCGCCGAGGTCGGCGGCGACGCCGTCGACGCCTGGGAGGGTTGGGAGCAGATTCCCGAGGCCGTGCAGTCGGCGGTCTCGTTCGACGACGAACGCTACGGGGTGCCGCAGGGAGCCGACGGCCGGGTGCTCTACTTCAACAAGGATCTCTTCGAGCAGGCCGGCCTCGACGCCGACTGGCAGCCCGAGAGCTGGGAGGACGTGCTCGATGCCGCACGCGAGCTGAAGCAGCTCGACGGCGTCACGCCGATCCAGCTGAACGCCGGCACCGCCATGGGCGAGGCGACCACGATGCAGGGGCTGCTGCCGATGCTCGTCGGCACGGGCGAGCAGGTCTACGAAGACGACAAGTGGGTCGGCGACACCGACGGGCTGAACGACGCGCTCGACCTCTACAAGACGATCTACGTCGACGAGGGCCTCGGCGACGCCGTGCTGCAGCAGGAGGCGGCCGGTCGCGACACCTCGTTCCAGCTGTTCGCGGCGAACCAGATCGGCATCCTTCTCGAGGGCGACTACTTCTGGCGCAGCGTCATCAACCCCGAAGAGGGAGTCGGCACCGCGCCGATGGCGAACCGCGACGATGTCGTCGGCTACACGAAGATCCCCGCGATGGAGCCCGGTTCCGGCATCAACGGCCAGGACTTCGTGTCGATGTCGGGTGGCACCGGCCGCGTGCTGAACCCGAACAGCGAGCACCCGGAACTCGCGTGGGAGCTGCTCGCCTTCATGAACTCGGCCGACGCCTACAAGGCGCGGAACGAGGGCACCGTCGCGATCACGCCGCGCACCGACGTGAACGACGAGATGCTCGCCGGCGACCCGATGCTCACGTACGTGAGCGAAGAGGTGCTGCCGATCACCGCCTACCGCCCGCCGCTCGCCGCCTACCCGCAGGTGTCGACCGCGCTGCAGCAGGCGACGCTCGACGTGGTCTCGGGCGTGAGCGTCGCCGATGCGGCGAGCACGTACGCCGACGCCGTGAAGGACATCGTCGGAGACGACGCGGTCTCGGGCGGCTAA
- a CDS encoding CehA/McbA family metallohydrolase gives MTTIRRTVPVTVDTQNEHRFLEVPFDVPPGTDSLEVVIRFDGANAGIDLGCEGAGGWRGWSGGARTEFLIHPADATPGYLPGAPEAGQWNVVLGLHRVPSEGVAVEVEITMPASRAVPPVPDAAPATRTVRGSDRGLPAEPGLTWFAGDFHGHTIHSDGRLPIGGLAALGVASGLDFMAVTDHNTVSHHAHLAGEGAEHGITLIPGQEVTTHRGHANAFGDIGWIDFREPAQHWVDEVERRGGILSINHPISGDCSWLHRLERRPAAVELWHASWYLELISTAPFAWFRKWPEGATLLGGSDTHLLEEPQRPGTPTTWVAATDASAEAILEGVRAGRTAITGSGSFDGTVLTPELMSAPALVRLGDEVVAVDAEGLILVDGFGRRRSVRSAREEFAADPADGPFHLVLADRRIMALCA, from the coding sequence ATGACGACGATCCGCCGCACCGTTCCCGTCACCGTCGACACGCAGAACGAGCACCGCTTTCTCGAGGTGCCCTTCGACGTGCCGCCGGGCACCGACTCGCTCGAGGTCGTGATCCGCTTCGACGGTGCGAACGCGGGCATCGACCTCGGCTGCGAGGGGGCGGGCGGGTGGCGCGGCTGGTCGGGCGGCGCCCGAACCGAGTTCCTCATCCACCCGGCCGACGCCACACCGGGGTACCTGCCGGGCGCGCCCGAGGCGGGGCAGTGGAACGTCGTGCTCGGCCTCCACCGCGTTCCCTCCGAGGGCGTTGCGGTCGAGGTCGAGATCACCATGCCCGCCTCGCGAGCGGTGCCGCCGGTTCCGGATGCCGCGCCCGCGACGCGAACCGTTCGCGGCAGCGACCGCGGGCTTCCGGCCGAACCGGGCCTCACGTGGTTCGCCGGTGACTTCCACGGCCACACGATCCACTCCGACGGGCGCCTGCCGATCGGCGGTCTCGCCGCACTCGGCGTGGCCTCGGGCCTCGACTTCATGGCGGTCACCGACCACAACACGGTCAGCCACCACGCGCACCTGGCCGGCGAGGGCGCCGAGCACGGCATCACCCTGATTCCCGGCCAGGAGGTCACGACCCACCGTGGCCACGCGAACGCGTTCGGCGACATCGGCTGGATCGACTTCCGCGAGCCGGCGCAGCACTGGGTCGACGAGGTCGAGCGGCGCGGCGGCATCCTGAGCATCAATCACCCGATCTCGGGCGACTGCTCGTGGCTGCACCGGCTCGAACGCCGGCCCGCCGCCGTCGAACTCTGGCATGCGAGCTGGTACCTCGAACTCATCTCGACCGCGCCGTTCGCGTGGTTCCGCAAGTGGCCCGAGGGGGCGACACTGCTCGGCGGCAGCGATACGCACCTGCTCGAGGAGCCGCAGCGGCCGGGCACGCCGACGACCTGGGTCGCGGCGACGGATGCCTCGGCCGAGGCGATCCTCGAGGGGGTGCGCGCCGGGCGCACGGCGATCACCGGCAGCGGCAGCTTCGACGGCACGGTGCTCACGCCAGAGCTCATGAGCGCCCCGGCGCTCGTGCGCCTCGGCGATGAGGTCGTCGCGGTCGACGCCGAGGGCCTCATCCTCGTCGACGGCTTCGGCCGGCGCCGCTCGGTGCGTTCGGCGCGCGAGGAATTCGCGGCCGATCCCGCCGACGGGCCGTTCCACCTGGTGCTCGCCGACCGCAGGATCATGGCGCTCTGCGCGTAG
- a CDS encoding carbohydrate ABC transporter permease: MTTSTTTPAGSAIAPRRRRADDVAGLGTARAGIFVAPALILIGIFLLFPAVWTIWLGMTDYRLTGLQAASPEFVGLDNYAEALTDPSFWNSLWLTLIFVLFSGIIGQTLIGFGLAWAVRNIHGWVKGLIEGLVLAAWVIPASVASFLWLALLDRRSGTVNGLLGTEGTAWLIDHPMESIIIFNIWVGTAFSMQLFSSALSAVPPSQIESAKMVGASGWQQLRDVIVPNIKGHILTNTLLITLWTFNTFTPYLVTAGGPNGKTEILSVYIYETAIPGGQLGLGAAISLIMLLINLVIALGYVRVSKGRKKR; the protein is encoded by the coding sequence ATGACGACCAGCACCACGACGCCGGCGGGGAGCGCGATCGCTCCCCGCCGGCGGCGGGCCGACGATGTCGCCGGCCTCGGCACCGCCCGGGCCGGCATCTTCGTCGCACCGGCTCTGATCCTGATCGGCATCTTCCTGCTGTTCCCGGCGGTGTGGACGATCTGGCTCGGCATGACCGACTACCGGCTGACCGGCCTGCAGGCGGCATCGCCCGAGTTCGTCGGGCTCGACAACTACGCCGAGGCGCTCACCGACCCGTCGTTCTGGAACTCCCTCTGGCTCACGCTCATCTTCGTGCTCTTCTCGGGCATCATCGGCCAGACCCTCATCGGGTTCGGGCTCGCCTGGGCGGTGCGAAACATCCACGGGTGGGTGAAGGGGCTCATCGAGGGCCTCGTGCTCGCGGCGTGGGTCATCCCGGCATCCGTCGCCTCCTTCCTGTGGCTCGCGCTGCTCGACCGTCGATCGGGCACGGTCAACGGCCTGCTCGGCACCGAGGGCACCGCGTGGCTGATCGACCACCCGATGGAGTCGATCATCATCTTCAACATCTGGGTCGGCACCGCCTTCTCGATGCAGCTGTTCTCCTCGGCGCTCAGCGCAGTGCCGCCCTCGCAGATCGAGAGCGCCAAGATGGTCGGCGCCTCGGGGTGGCAGCAGCTCCGCGACGTGATCGTGCCCAACATCAAGGGGCACATCCTCACGAACACGCTGCTCATCACGCTGTGGACGTTCAACACCTTCACGCCGTACCTCGTCACGGCGGGCGGCCCGAACGGCAAGACCGAGATCCTCTCGGTCTACATCTACGAGACGGCGATCCCCGGTGGCCAGCTCGGGCTCGGCGCCGCGATCTCGCTCATCATGCTGCTCATCAACCTCGTCATCGCGCTCGGCTACGTGCGCGTGTCGAAGGGAAGGAAGAAGCGATGA
- a CDS encoding FAD-dependent oxidoreductase — protein MTLIDLTAPKTIPSRLQALPVAIIGAGPIGLAAAANLVERGIDFVLLEAGDRVGASVAQWGHTRLFSPWRHLVDPASQRLLAESGWAAPPSASLPTGAELIERFLAPLAALPAIAHRIRLGVEVTDVTREGMDRTRTTGRSQAPFLLRLRTVDGVEELTARAVIDASGTYRTPNSLGSSGLDPLGIADVEGLVSHALPDVLGADRALYAGRHTIVVGAGHSAANTLLQLDALAEQEPGTRVTWAIRNATAARVTTSPDDELPARASIGARVDALVTAGRIELVDRFEIVRLGRGSRDASEESVAVVTGRRGDGLETITADRIVNATGFRPNLEMLREIRLELDDIVEAPRRLAPLIDPNVHSCGTVEPHGFGELTQPERDFFIVGMKSYGRAPTFLLATGYEQVRSVTAWLDGDEAAARAVELVLPATGVCSTSADTPSGGCCGTSAC, from the coding sequence ATGACTCTCATCGACCTCACGGCGCCGAAGACGATCCCGTCGCGGCTGCAGGCACTGCCCGTCGCGATCATCGGCGCCGGCCCGATCGGTCTCGCTGCCGCGGCGAACCTCGTCGAACGGGGCATCGACTTCGTGCTGCTCGAGGCCGGCGACCGCGTCGGCGCGAGCGTCGCGCAGTGGGGGCACACCCGACTCTTCTCGCCGTGGCGGCATCTCGTCGATCCCGCATCGCAGCGACTTCTCGCCGAGTCCGGCTGGGCGGCGCCGCCCTCAGCGTCGTTGCCGACGGGGGCCGAGCTCATCGAACGATTCCTGGCGCCGCTCGCAGCGTTGCCCGCGATCGCGCATCGCATCCGCCTCGGAGTCGAGGTCACCGACGTCACCCGAGAGGGCATGGACCGCACGCGCACCACCGGGCGCTCGCAAGCGCCGTTCCTGCTGCGCCTCCGCACGGTCGACGGAGTCGAGGAGCTCACCGCCCGCGCGGTCATCGATGCATCGGGCACGTATCGAACCCCCAACAGCCTCGGATCCTCTGGCCTCGACCCGCTCGGCATCGCCGACGTCGAAGGTCTGGTGAGTCACGCGCTGCCCGACGTGCTCGGCGCGGACCGTGCCCTGTACGCCGGCCGCCACACGATCGTCGTCGGTGCCGGGCATTCGGCCGCGAACACCCTGCTGCAGCTCGACGCCCTCGCCGAGCAGGAGCCCGGCACCCGCGTCACCTGGGCCATCCGCAACGCGACGGCCGCCCGGGTCACGACCTCTCCCGACGACGAACTGCCGGCGCGCGCTTCGATCGGTGCCCGGGTCGACGCCCTCGTCACGGCAGGGCGCATCGAGCTCGTCGATCGTTTCGAGATCGTGCGGCTCGGTCGGGGGTCGCGAGACGCGTCCGAGGAATCCGTCGCGGTCGTCACCGGCCGACGTGGCGACGGCCTCGAGACGATCACGGCCGACCGCATCGTGAATGCTACGGGGTTCCGGCCGAACCTCGAGATGCTCCGCGAGATCCGGCTCGAGCTCGACGACATCGTCGAGGCGCCCCGCCGCCTCGCCCCGCTCATCGATCCGAACGTGCACTCGTGCGGCACGGTCGAGCCGCATGGTTTCGGCGAACTCACCCAGCCCGAGCGCGACTTCTTCATCGTCGGCATGAAGAGCTACGGTCGCGCGCCGACCTTCCTCCTCGCGACCGGCTACGAGCAGGTGCGATCGGTGACGGCGTGGCTCGACGGCGACGAAGCAGCGGCTCGCGCCGTCGAGCTCGTGCTGCCGGCAACGGGGGTGTGCTCGACGAGCGCCGACACGCCGTCCGGCGGCTGCTGCGGCACGTCGGCATGCTGA
- a CDS encoding arsenate reductase ArsC — translation MTPTPTVLFVCVHNAGRSQMAAGYLRAIAGDRVEVRSAGSEPEDEINPVAVAAMAEEGIDIAGTTPKILTVDAVRESDVVITMGCGDACPIFPGKRYEDWELEDPAGKDLATVRRVRDDIRARVESLIAEIAPAASPNAGG, via the coding sequence GTGACCCCGACCCCCACCGTTCTGTTCGTCTGCGTGCACAACGCCGGCCGCTCGCAGATGGCCGCCGGCTACCTGCGCGCGATCGCGGGCGATCGCGTCGAGGTGCGCTCGGCGGGCTCCGAGCCCGAAGACGAGATCAACCCGGTCGCCGTCGCCGCGATGGCCGAGGAGGGCATCGACATCGCGGGCACGACTCCGAAGATCCTCACCGTCGACGCCGTGCGCGAGTCCGACGTCGTGATCACGATGGGCTGCGGCGACGCCTGTCCGATCTTCCCGGGCAAGCGCTACGAAGACTGGGAGCTCGAAGACCCCGCCGGCAAGGACCTTGCGACCGTGCGGCGGGTCCGCGACGACATCCGCGCCCGCGTCGAGTCGCTCATCGCCGAGATCGCGCCTGCGGCATCGCCGAACGCGGGCGGCTGA
- a CDS encoding carbohydrate ABC transporter permease, which yields MTAIPQKVAANATVRHFLARVAFAIVMTIVGLLFALPMVWLVLAPFDATPSLSLSWPDWTLDNFARLAENPYALRSIGNSLLLGIGTMVIVVVLGALAAYAMSRIRIPGRDGILYGLLLLSSIVTGTAAMVPTYQIITQLGLINSYVGVLLVLAGGILPTVIFILKDFMDSIPKSYEESARLYGAGPFRILRDVVAPIARPGLAFISIWTIVQVWGNFLVPFILLRSPDLQPAAVLMYTFYTESGQADLRLISTFALLFSAPVLIIYFIVNRRYGFRFHGGIKS from the coding sequence ATGACCGCAATCCCCCAGAAGGTCGCCGCGAATGCGACCGTGCGGCACTTCCTCGCCCGGGTCGCCTTCGCGATCGTCATGACGATCGTCGGGCTGCTCTTCGCCCTGCCCATGGTGTGGCTCGTGCTCGCGCCGTTCGACGCGACCCCGTCGCTCTCGCTGTCGTGGCCCGACTGGACCCTCGACAACTTCGCGCGACTCGCCGAGAACCCGTACGCACTGCGCTCGATCGGCAACTCGCTGCTGCTCGGCATCGGCACCATGGTCATCGTCGTCGTGCTCGGCGCGCTTGCCGCCTATGCGATGAGCCGCATCCGCATTCCGGGCCGCGACGGCATCCTCTACGGGCTGCTGCTGCTCTCCTCGATCGTGACGGGCACCGCGGCCATGGTGCCCACGTACCAGATCATCACGCAGCTCGGGCTCATCAACTCCTACGTCGGTGTGCTGCTCGTGCTGGCGGGCGGCATCCTGCCGACCGTGATCTTCATCCTGAAGGACTTCATGGACTCGATCCCGAAGTCGTACGAGGAGTCGGCGCGCCTCTACGGCGCGGGCCCCTTCCGCATCCTCCGCGATGTCGTGGCGCCGATCGCACGGCCCGGCCTGGCCTTCATCTCGATCTGGACGATCGTGCAGGTGTGGGGCAACTTCCTCGTGCCGTTCATCCTGCTGCGCAGCCCCGACCTGCAGCCGGCGGCGGTGCTCATGTACACCTTCTACACCGAGAGCGGGCAGGCCGACCTCCGGCTCATCTCGACCTTCGCGCTGCTGTTCTCGGCGCCCGTGCTCATCATCTATTTCATCGTGAACCGTCGCTACGGTTTCCGCTTCCATGGAGGTATCAAGTCCTGA